The following are from one region of the Dermacentor albipictus isolate Rhodes 1998 colony chromosome 5, USDA_Dalb.pri_finalv2, whole genome shotgun sequence genome:
- the LOC139060539 gene encoding uncharacterized protein, translating into MAVPRETHKSPLPSQPDRRHMRLILPDLEEMVATKPSKVHECGSYVDWLFNLVKLTGLVEPYASTPLDDSSSVSVLPRPCTSPSPEISLQASHASASAAASLTPASVSNAPTEPL; encoded by the exons ATGGCTGTACCCCGTGAGACCCACAAGAGCCCACTGCCGAGCCAGCCAGACAGGAGACATATGCGACTTATTCTCC CCGACTTGGAGGAGATGGTGGCCACCAAACCAAGCAAGGTTCACGAGTGCGGCAGTTACGTGGACTGGCTTTTCAACCTAGTCAAACTGACGGGCCTCGTCGAACCGTACGCGTCCACTCCCTTGGACGACAGCAGCAGCGTCTCGGTGTTACCGCGCCCCTGCACATCGCCCTCGCCGGAGATCTCCCTGCAGGCGTCCCACGCCTCAGCCAGCGCAGCTGCTTCGCTCACACCGGCGTCGGTGTCAAACGCTCCTACTGAGCCTTTGTGA